The following are encoded together in the Nocardia sp. XZ_19_385 genome:
- the crcB gene encoding fluoride efflux transporter CrcB: MNGVLVVLGGMVGAPARYLLDQAVAARFGSRLPWGTLTVNIVGSAVLGALIGAGVDGSWLAVAGTGFCGALTTYSTFGYETIQLVTTGAYASAFGNVVLNVAAGLAAVFAAASVTQGLWA, from the coding sequence ATGAACGGGGTGCTGGTGGTGCTCGGCGGCATGGTCGGCGCACCGGCTCGTTACCTTCTCGACCAGGCTGTCGCGGCCCGTTTCGGATCCCGGCTGCCATGGGGCACATTGACCGTTAACATTGTCGGTTCGGCGGTGCTCGGCGCTCTCATCGGCGCCGGGGTTGACGGATCCTGGCTGGCCGTCGCCGGTACCGGCTTCTGCGGTGCGCTCACCACGTACAGCACGTTCGGTTACGAAACCATCCAGTTGGTCACCACCGGTGCCTACGCGTCCGCGTTCGGCAACGTGGTGCTCAACGTGGCGGCCGGCCTGGCCGCGGTGTTCGCTGCCGCGTCTGTAACCCAAGGGTTGTGGGCATGA